One bacterium genomic window carries:
- a CDS encoding glycosyltransferase family protein: MIAAIIQARMGATRLPNKPTVPIAEHTLLGWTILAVKASQLVDQVVVATTVSPDDDQVEAHAREYGVEAFRGSEDDVLDRFLQCARHFAADVIVRISGDSPLWCPWASDFVIAQQQAAGVDYASNCIADVYPLGVQSEVFTTEALAASVAVADLCTDHEHATPALRRHYPRFSVLSVLAPEALQRPQYRLCVDDQDDLAVVRELFDRLPHTPDLPPDLLDVCRLLDSDAALRDRNSRTVQKYKTGQDITAQVPKVTLPLSAREDYYEQARAAEA, encoded by the coding sequence TTGATCGCAGCCATCATCCAGGCCCGCATGGGCGCCACCCGCCTGCCCAACAAGCCCACCGTTCCCATCGCTGAGCATACGCTCCTGGGCTGGACGATCCTGGCGGTGAAGGCCAGCCAGCTTGTGGACCAGGTCGTGGTGGCCACCACCGTCAGCCCCGATGACGACCAGGTGGAGGCTCACGCCCGCGAATATGGTGTGGAGGCGTTCCGAGGCAGTGAGGACGACGTGCTGGACCGCTTCCTGCAGTGCGCGCGCCACTTCGCGGCCGATGTCATCGTGCGCATTTCGGGGGACTCACCCCTGTGGTGCCCGTGGGCCAGCGACTTCGTCATCGCGCAGCAGCAGGCGGCGGGCGTGGACTACGCCTCCAACTGCATCGCCGATGTCTATCCGCTCGGGGTGCAGAGCGAGGTCTTCACCACTGAGGCTCTGGCCGCCAGTGTGGCGGTCGCTGACCTGTGCACGGACCACGAGCACGCCACCCCGGCCCTGCGTCGCCACTACCCGCGCTTCAGCGTCCTGTCCGTCCTGGCGCCCGAAGCGCTGCAGCGCCCGCAGTACCGCCTGTGTGTGGATGACCAGGATGACCTCGCGGTGGTGCGCGAGCTGTTCGATCGTCTTCCCCACACGCCGGACCTGCCACCGGACCTGCTGGATGTGTGCCGCCTGCTGGACAGCGACGCGGCCCTGCGCGACCGCAACTCGCGGACCGTGCAGAAGTACAAGACGGGCCAGGACATCACAGCCCAGGTCCCGAAGGTGA